The genomic segment TGCAAACCGTAAATGCACTCGCGGAACAATATAGTGGCCAAAGCGCCCAAAAAGCCAACCACCGCGGCCCACAGCAGCATCGAATGGCTTTCTGAAAAATGGAACAGGCGCTGCAGGCGGATCCGGTATCTGAGGAGCGTGCTGCGAGATGTGCTACTTGAAAGCATGGTGTGTGATGGCAAAGTGGGCGTGATGGGGTGCTGTCTGTCGTTGGCAGTCGCTAGCAGTCGGCTTAGTGCTCTGGCGTAGGAGCAGGACTGCCCTGCGGCGCCATCAAGCCGGCAAAATACGCCATGTCGGCCGCCACTGCAGCCTCAGCCCTGGCCTGCATCGCCTGGTAATGTGCCAAGACTTCCTGTCCCGTCGCGGTCACCTGCGCCCCGCCGCCCTTGGCGCCGCCGGTTGCAGTCGCCACCAAAGGCTGCTTGAAACACTGGTTCATTGCCTCGACCAGCAACCAGGCGCGCCGGTAAGACATGCCGATTGCGCGCGCCGCCGCAGAAATTGAGCCGCTTTGCTGTATCGCCAGCAGCAGCGCCGCCTTGCCTGGACCGAAGGCGATGATCTCGCCTTGCAACACTCTGAGCCGTATCGATTTGGAATTTGCCATAGGCGGGATTGTAGCAAGGAGGTAGCTTGAATATGGATATTTTGTCGGCAACCATTCTCCGTAGAAAAGTGCATCCTGCCGACATACTACTTATACTAATTTGACAAGTTGACTAACGCTATATCCTGCCATATATTTCGCTTTCCATTTTGCCACTTTCCGCCCAGGAGATACTGCGATGTTGTGCCGCTTCAAACGCCTTGTTATAGCTAGCGCCTTTCCCCTTTTCCTGCTGACGCCGGCAGTCCATGCCGCCGACCTGGTGGTTTCGGCTGCGGCCAGCCTGACCAATGCCTTCAAGGAACTGGGCCAGTCTTTTGAAGCGCAAAATCCGGATACCAAGGTGCTGCTCAACTTCGCCGCTTCCGATGTCTTGCTACAGCAGATTATTAAGGGCGCGCCGGCCGACGTGTTTGCTTCGGCCGACCAGGAAGCCATGAACAAGGCCGAATCGGAAAAAGCGGTGCAACCTGCGAGCCGCAAGAATTTCGCAAACAACCAGATCGTGTTGATCGTGCCGGCTGACAGCACGCTGCCTATCGCACAATTGCAAGACCTGACCCTGCCCGCAGTAAAACGCGTGGCCTATGGCAATCCGGCGTCGGTGCCGGTCGGCCGCTATACCAAGGCGGCGCTGGAACATGTGAATTTATGGGATGCCGTATCGGCCAAGGGTGTGCCGGCGCAAAATGTGCGGCAAAGCCTGGATTACGTGGCGCGCGGCGAAGTCGAAGCCGGCTTTGTGTTTTCTACCGATGCCGCGATCATGCCCGACAAGGTGAAAGTCGCCTTGCGCGTGCCTTCGCAAACACCGGTGAGCTACCCGATCGCGGTAACCACCAATACCAAGCAGGCTGAGATGGCGGCCAAATTCGTCGCTTATGTTTTGTCACCCACCGGCCAGGCCACGCTGGCACGCTACGGCTTCTTGAAACCCTGATGACGCAGTGTTATCGTCGAGCCTTCCGACAGAGCATCCGGGGTAAGCACCAAGGTGAATAGAAAGCAGAAGTCATGAACAGCGGTGTCTGGGTAGCCCTTTTGCTGTCGTTGAAAGTCGCGGGCTGGGCCACCCTGCTCAATATGCTGTTCGGTGTTGCCGCGGCCTATGGTTTGTCGCGCTGGCGCTCGCCGGCACGCGATCTGGTCGATGCCGTCCTGACCTTGCCGCTGGTGCTGCCGCCGACCGTACTCGGCTACTATCTGCTGGTGCTGCTCGGACGCCGCGGCGTATTCGGCGCCTGGCTGGAGAAATGGGACATCGAGTTGGTTTTCACCTGGCAAGGCGCAGTGATCGCCGCCACCATCGTCGCCTTTCCGCTAGTTCTCAAATCCGCACGCGCAGCCTTCGAGAACGTCGATTCGCAATTGGAAAACGCCGCCCGCGTACTCGGCGTTTCAGAGGCCGGAGTGTTCTTTCGCGTCACCTTGCCGCTCGCCTCCAAAGGCATCCTGGCCGGCGTCTTGCTGGCCTTCGCCCGTGCGCTCGGCGAATTCGGCGCGACGCTGATGATCGCCGGCAACCTTCCCGGCCGCACCCAGACTTTGTCAGTGGCGATTTATGAAGCGGTGCAAGCCGGCGACGACCAGACTGCCAATCTGCTGGTGCTAATCACTTCCGCCACCTGCATCGTGGTGTTGCTGATCGCCGGCCGCCTGCTGCCGAAAAGCCAG from the Collimonas arenae genome contains:
- a CDS encoding winged helix-turn-helix domain-containing protein, translating into MANSKSIRLRVLQGEIIAFGPGKAALLLAIQQSGSISAAARAIGMSYRRAWLLVEAMNQCFKQPLVATATGGAKGGGAQVTATGQEVLAHYQAMQARAEAAVAADMAYFAGLMAPQGSPAPTPEH
- the modA gene encoding molybdate ABC transporter substrate-binding protein, whose amino-acid sequence is MLCRFKRLVIASAFPLFLLTPAVHAADLVVSAAASLTNAFKELGQSFEAQNPDTKVLLNFAASDVLLQQIIKGAPADVFASADQEAMNKAESEKAVQPASRKNFANNQIVLIVPADSTLPIAQLQDLTLPAVKRVAYGNPASVPVGRYTKAALEHVNLWDAVSAKGVPAQNVRQSLDYVARGEVEAGFVFSTDAAIMPDKVKVALRVPSQTPVSYPIAVTTNTKQAEMAAKFVAYVLSPTGQATLARYGFLKP
- the modB gene encoding molybdate ABC transporter permease subunit, whose translation is MNSGVWVALLLSLKVAGWATLLNMLFGVAAAYGLSRWRSPARDLVDAVLTLPLVLPPTVLGYYLLVLLGRRGVFGAWLEKWDIELVFTWQGAVIAATIVAFPLVLKSARAAFENVDSQLENAARVLGVSEAGVFFRVTLPLASKGILAGVLLAFARALGEFGATLMIAGNLPGRTQTLSVAIYEAVQAGDDQTANLLVLITSATCIVVLLIAGRLLPKSQRRRES